A genome region from Scleropages formosus chromosome 6, fSclFor1.1, whole genome shotgun sequence includes the following:
- the purbb gene encoding transcriptional regulator protein Pur-beta, with protein MADGDSGSERGGSSGGGGGSGFQHFQREQETQELASKRLDIQNKRFYLDVKQNSKGRFIKIAEVGAGGSKSRLTLSMSVAAEFRDYLGDFIEHYAQLGPSSPEQIAQSSGGEDGGPRRALKSEFLVRENRKYYLDLKENQRGRFLRIRQTVNRGPGFGVGGPGGGLQAGQTIALPAQGLIEFRDALAKLIDDYGGEDEELSGGGGAAAGGYGELPEGTSIIVDSKRFFFDVGSNKYGVFLRVSEVKPSYRNSITIPFKAWGKFGGAFCRYAEEMKEIQERQRDKMYERRDESEGDDVDDD; from the coding sequence ATGGCGGATGGAGACAGCGGGAGCGAACGCGGTGGAAGTAGCGGAGGCGGAGGGGGCAGTGGGTTCCAGCACTTCCAGAGAGAGCAGGAGACGCAGGAACTGGCGTCCAAGCGGCTTGACATCCAGAACAAGCGCTTCTACTTGGACGTGAAGCAGAACTCGAAGGGCAGGTTCATCAAGATCGCCGAGGTCGGAGCCGGCGGCTCCAAGAGCCGCCTGACCCTCTCCATGTCGGTAGCGGCCGAGTTCCGCGACTACCTGGGCGACTTCATTGAGCACTACGCGCAGCTGGGGCCGAGCAGCCCGGAGCAGATCGCGCAGTCCTCCGGCGGCGAGGACGGCGGGCCGCGGCGGGCCCTGAAGAGCGAGTTCTTGGTCCGCGAGAACCGCAAGTACTACCTGGACCTGAAGGAGAACCAGCGCGGCCGGTTCCTGCGGATCCGGCAGACCGTCAACCGCGGGCCGGGCTTCGGCGTCGGGGGCCCCGGGGGCGGCCTGCAGGCCGGCCAGACGATCGCGCTGCCGGCTCAAGGCTTGATCGAGTTCCGCGACGCGCTCGCCAAGCTCATCGACGACTACGGCGGCGAGGACGAGGAGctgagcggcggcggcggcgctgcgGCGGGGGGCTACGGCGAGCTTCCCGAGGGCACCTCCATCATCGTGGACTCGAAGCGCTTCTTCTTCGACGTGGGCTCCAACAAGTACGGCGTGTTCCTGCGCGTGAGCGAGGTGAAGCCGAGCTACAGGAACTCCATCACGATCCCCTTCAAAGCGTGGGGCAAGTTCGGCGGGGCCTTCTGCCGCTACGCCGAGGAGATGAAGGAGATCCAGGAGCGGCAGCGGGACAAGATGTACGAGAGGAGGGACGAGTCGGAGGGCGACGACGTGGACGACGACTGA